From the Methanoculleus caldifontis genome, the window TCACCGGGCGTTGCCGGGAGCGCGTCGCGGAGTGACACCGGGTGTGCGGCTCCTTCGATCGACCGATAAACCCCGCATACCTTTTCTCTCTCGCGGCCTTCTCCCTCCGGGCGAAGGTTAATCCGGTGCCGGTACCCGAGAAGTACCTATGATGCTCGAAGAGGTGCTGCAGCAGATCTCGGAGCAGGCAAGAAGGAAACGGATGACCCTGCCCGGCCAGAAAACGAAGATTGTCTGTACCATCGGGCCGGCATCCCGCTCCCGGGAGGTGCTTGCCAGGATGATCCTCGCAGGCATGAACGTCGCCCGGCTCAACCTATCTCACGGTACGTTCGACGAGCACCGGGAGAACATACGGAGCATCCGGACCGCCGCAGAGGATGCCGGGCTCCCGGTCACGATCCTGCTCGACCTGCCGGGCCCGAAGATCCGGATCGGCACCCTCGCACAGGAACCCATGATGCTCCAGAAGGACGAGACCGTCACGCTGGTCTCCGCCCCGGCGACGGACGACCCTGCCCTGATCCCGGTCGACTTCGAGCAGCTTCCGCAGCTCGTCTCGCCGGGGAGCATCATCTTTCTCAGCGACGGGTTCATCCAGCTCCGGGTCGATGAGGTCGCCGAGCACGAGGTCCGGGCGCAGGTGGTCGTCGGTGGTCCTCTTCTCTCGCGCAAGGGGCTGAGCCTCGTGGGCGGCGGAGGGATCCTCGCCGTCAGCGCTCTGACCGACCGGGATCTGGAATGCATCGAGTTCGGGCTTGCCGAGGGACTCGACACCTTCAGCATATCCTTCATCGAGCGGGCGGAGGATATCCGGAAGGCCCGCGAGTATGCAGCCCGGTCCGGGAAGTCCATCCGGGTGATCGCAAAGATCGAGCGGCAGGAGGCACTCTTACACCTCGACGAGATCCTCAGGGAGACCGACGGGGTCATGATCGCGCGGGGCGACCTCGGCGTCCAGATCCCCATCGAGGAAGTTCCCTCGGCGCAGAAGCAGATCATCCAGAAGGCAAATATCCTCGGTCGCCCCGTGATCACCGCGACCCAGATGCTGATGTCGATGACCGACAACATCCGGCCCACCCGTGCGGAGGTGACCGACGTCGCAAACGCCATCCTCGACGGGACGGATGCCGTCATGCTCTCCGAGGAAACCTCTATCGGGAAGTACCCGGTCGAGACGGTCGCGATGATGGCGAAGATCGCCCGCTCGACGGAGATGAAGCGCACGAGCGTCGGGACGGGGTGCAACCTGCTCGACTACTTCCGGGTGGGGCGGGGCCGGGAGAAGATCACCATCAACGACGTCGTCTCCTTGAATGTCATCGAGGCGCTGGACGCGCTCGGTATCCGGTTCGTCCTGACCCCGACCCGTTCGGGCAACACGCCCCGGAACATCTCCCGGTTCAAGCCCGAAGCCTGGATCCTGGCTTTCACCCGGAACCCGGGCACCCTCAAGTTCCTGGCGTTTTCCTACGGGGTCTGCCCGTTCCTGATCCGGAGCGAGAAGGAGTACTGGCACGGGGCGATCCTCGACTCGATCCGCGACTCGGAACTGATCCGGCCCGGAGAGCGGGTGGTCCTGACCGAGGGGGTCTCGCCCGGGCGCGAGGGGACCGATTCACTCATCATCCTGACCGTCGATTGAGACGGTTTCCCTCCGCCGGGAGACAAAAACCCTATCCCGGCGGAGCGCGAATACTCATTCATCATGGGATCGGTCGTTCCGGGTGAACGGGATGCCCCGGATCGGGATGGAGCGCTGAAACAGAAGACCGCACGCCTCTCGGTCGTCTCGAACACGTTCCTCGTCGCGGCAAAACTGGCGGTCGGGATCTCCATCGGCTCGGTCGCGATCATCTCCGAGGCCATCCATTCTGCGATCGATCTCGTCGCTGCGGTCGTCGCGTACTTCTCTGTCCGGCAGTCGGCCCGGCCCCCGGACGAGTGCCACGCGTTCGGGCACGGAAAGTACGAGAGCATCTCCGGGCTTCTGGAGGCGGTCCTGATACTCGTGGCCGCCGTCCTGATCATCAACGAAGCGGCGGGAACCCTCCTCGGCGGCGGGGAGGGAGGGCTGAACGTCGAAGCGCTCGGCCTCGGCATCGCCGTCATGCTCCTCTCGGCCGTCGTGAACTTCTACGTCTCCTCGCGGCTGATGACGGTGGCAAAAGCGACCGAGTCGATCGCGCTCGAGAGCGACGCCTGGCACCTCAGGACGGACGTCTACACCTCTGCCGGGGTCGTCGTCGGGCTCGTCCTGATCCGGCTGACGGGCCTCGTCATCCTCGACGCCCTCATCGCGCTCGTGGTCGCCGTCATCATCCTCCGGGCGGCCTTCGACCTCATCCGGCGGTCCCTTGAGGACCTCGTCGACCGGAGCCTCCCCCCCGAAGAGGAGGCACGCATCCGTGAGGTCATCACCGCTCACTGCACGGCGGCGATCAGTTTCCACCGGCTCCGGACCCGCCGGTCGGGCCCGAACCGGTTCGTGGACTTTCACCTGGTCGTCCCGCGGACCGCGACGATCGAGGAGGCCTACGGTATCGCCAGGGAGGTTGAGGCCGACCTTCGGCGGGAGCTCCCCCGGATGAGCGTCACGGTCCGGGTCCAGCCCTGCACCGGCGAGGACTGCCCCGCGTGCGGGATCTTCACCACCTGCCCGGAGTGCGACCGGCTGACGTTCTGCGATAAGGGTTCTGAGAAAAAGTAGGGAAAGGTATCGGGGATCTCTATCCCCAGCTGAGAAGACCCCTGTTCTGCAGTTCCTCTTCCGCGAGGGTTTCGAGGCGCTTCTGCTCCCACTCTATCGCCCTGATCTGCTCCCGGAGCATTGTCCGGGCCTCATCGTCACAGGTGCAGTTTCCTATTGCGCGCCGGAGTTCTGCGGTCCGTTCGAGGTTCTGCCGGGCTTCTTCCCCGATCATCCGGGCGGCTTCCTTATCCCCGCCGAGGAGGAACCGGATGAAGTGGTTTCGGGTCCGGATCTGCTCCTCGGCCGGGGTCGTTGCCCGGACGGAGTTCTCGATCTCGCGGGCGACGGCGGAGACGTCCGCACCGATGCCGCCGATCCGATTCTCTGCGGCAAGCAGGGCATGGACCGCGGACCTGACCCGGTCCCGGTCGGGAGCGCCCTCTTCCCCGCGGGGGGTTGCGTTCTCCGCGATCCGCTGCTGTACCCGGTCGCCAGCGGTGCTGTTCTCCTCCGCTCTCACCCGTTCCTGGTCACCGGGCCCCGGGTTATCACTCCCTGCCTGCTCTCCCCAGGGGGCGGCGGCGGCCGCGAACCCCGGGAGGATGAGGAAGAGTGTCATGACGACTGCAATGATGCGTTTCATTGTTCTTCACCTTCGGATGATGGAAGATCCGGGTCGGGCCTTTATACAATAGTTGAACCCGCCGGTTCAATGCCCTCAGAGCAGTACCGTGAGGACGAGGCAGGCCACGACCGGTATGACGAGGTTGTCGTCGACGGGGCTTACCAGTTCGGTGAGGCCCGCGGCCGCAGCCGTGACGAGGGCGGGGGCCGGCGGGACGAAGAGGGCAAGGGCGGCCGCCGTCACCGCAATTCCGGCAACCGTCCCCTCCAGACTCTTGTGGTTGTAGATCCGGGTCCTGCCGAACCGGATGCCGACGAGGGTGGTGACGCTGTCGAGGAGCGAGAGGACCACGAGGCTGAGGAAGACGATCTCCTTGTCGAAGAAGACGAGGGAGAAGAGGGCACCGAGCGTGAAGAAGAGCGCTCCCTTGCCCGGTGCCGCATCCCGCCGCTCGAGGTTTGCGATGACCGGCGAAACGACGGGGATGGTGTAACCCCGCGAGACGGCGTCGGAGAGGATGAACCCCGCAAAGAGCGCGAGGGCGAGGGCGGCAAAGACGAGATCGCGGTCGGCGAGGAAGACGAACCCCGCGATCCCGAGGCCGAATACGAGGTGGACGAGCTGCCGGAGCGATTCGTGCATCGTACCCGGTTTAAGCGCCGGAACGGTTAAACCCTCTGCAGGTCGGCCCGGTCTGTTGGGACCCGCAGGGCCGCGCACCTTCATGCTTCAGGAATACTCATTGGTCCCGGCCCCCGGAGTCCCCGCGAGCGAACGTGAACGCCGGCAGGTGCGAAGGAGAAACCATGATTACCGGCAGTGTTACGGACTTTGCGGCTCCGTGAATGGCAATGAGAGAACAGCTCACGCGAAGCCGCGAAGAACGCGAAGGGGGATGCCTGACCGCTGCGTGGATTTCGTGCCCGTCGGGAACGTCACCGCGAGCGGCACTCCTGGATGAAGGCCCGGGCCTCCTCATCACTGATCGCGTAGGCGGCCTGGGCGTCGAACGCGACCGCGCGGAGGATGACCGCGACGCTGTCGAGGCGGCGCTTGTGGTCCCCACGGACGTGCTTCCTCACCTCGCGCAGGGTCTCGAGCGCAGTCCCGACGTTGGCGATGGTGCAGAGCGCGCTCTCCCGCGTGCCGGTCTCGACGGCAGGGAGGGTGCGGGGTGGCCGGGGGGCAGGAGCCGGGGTCATACCCCCTATCCTCATCTCTGGGGGACTTGAACCTGCCGGATCCCGTCCGACAACGTATTATTCCGGAACCCTCAAACCTGAACCGTATATACCGGGACGTCCGACCCATGACCGTTGACCCCACTGCCGGCACTTCCGAACCCGACCGCTGGAAGACTCTTCTCGCAAATCCTTACCTTGCCGGCCCGATAAAGTTCGTCCTCCCGTTCGCCGTCGTTACCGGCGTGTTTGCGGGGCTCTACCTGATCGAGCCCTACCAGCAGTTCCTCGTCATATCCGGGCTGCTCGCCGCTTACTTCGTCCCCCCTGCCGGGAAGGAGTCGATCATCCCTATCGCGGTCATGATGGGTTACCCCTGGTGGCTCGTCACGCTCGTGATCTTCCTCCTTGACGTTGCCGTCTCCCTCTTCGTCGTCTGGAATTTCGATCTCGCGCTGAGGATCCCGCTCGTCGGTCGCCTGCTCGAGGCCGGGATGACGGCGGGCCGGAACTACACCGATAGTCAGCCCTGGCTTCGGCGGTTCTCGACGGTCGGACTCGCTCTCTTCGTCTTCTTCCCTCTCCAGGGGACCGGGGCGATGAACGGAGCGATCCTCGGCCGGCTGCTCGGCCTGAGCAACGGGCGGGTCGTCGGGTGTATCTGTGCCGGCTCGCTCGCTTCCAGCCTCATCATCGCTCTCGGCGCCGATGTGCTCCTGGACGTCTACCGGCATGACTCCACCCTCGGGATCGGCCTCCTCGTCGCGGTCGTGGCCGTGATCCTCGCCGGGGTCGTGGGGTGGCGGATGCACGAGAAGAGGCTCCGGGAGCGGACTCCCCGGTGAGGGCACGCCGTTCCCGGACGCCTGTCCGGTTTTTGTGGCAATTTCGCAGGCCTTAAATCTCCCGCCCTCCTTCTCCCCTGAAAGGGAAGTCTGATGAAATCTTTACCATATCCCTGGATCATCGCTGCCGTGGCGGTGCTGGTCGCCGCCGTCGCCGGGTTTGCGGCGCTGAACCCGCCTGCGGCCGCAGCACCCCCGGACGGGAGCGGCGCCGATGCATCGGCAGCGCTGATCCGCCTGCAGTCCGATATCACCGTGGCGCTCGAGACCCTTGATGGCAGCCTGGCGTACGCGGCGTCCGACCTCGGGAAGACGGGTCTCACCGACGATGCCGCCCGCGCCATCCTCCTCAACCTGAGTGAAACCGATCCTGCGATCGTCGATTGCGTCGTCGCCGATGCAGACGGCAGGATCGTCGCCGCCGAGCCGGCGGCCTACCACGAGGCCGAGGGCGCGGATATCCGGGGCCAGGCCCATGTCCGGCACATCCTCGCATCGAAGCGGCCGATCATGAGCGAGATGATCACGGTCGCGGAGGGGTTCCCGGCGGTGGTGATCGCCGCGCCTATCTTCACGAACGAGAGCCGGTTTGCCGGGTTCGCCGCAGCCGTCGTCCGTCCGGAAGTCCTGATCGGGAGCGTCGCCGGCCCGTTGACGAACGGCACCTCGCTTCAGGTGATGGTCATCCAGACAGACGGGCGGCTGCTCTACGACACGGACCAGACCCAGGTCGGGCGGATGACGCTCGAGGACCCGCTGTATGCGGATTACCCGGACCTGCTGGCTACGGCCCGGCGGACCGCCGTCGAGCGCTACGGCACCGCGGCCTATGAGTTCCTGGCCGGCGGGGAGCGGGTGCAGAAGGAGATCGTCTGGACGACGGCCGGGCTCCACGGGACGGAGTGGCGCGTGGCGGTGATCCGGGCGGTGGAGTGAGGGGAGAACTGTAGGGACGCCGGGTTCAGTTCCCTTCACCCTGTCCCCTCCTCCCACAGCCCCAGCCGGTTCCCCTCCGTGTCCTCAAAGACAGCAAAGTAGCCCCGCCCGGCCACCGCCGTCTTCGGGACCACCACCGTTCCTCCGGCCCGCTCCACCCGGCCGACGTGCTCCTCGATCGAGGGGACGCCGACGAAGACCGTGATCGGCTCGCCGGGGTAAGCCTGCGGGAAGATCTCGCCGCCGATCCCTCCTGTTGTAAGCTCAAAGGCGCCGTCCATGCCCTGGAACGGCTCCACCGTCCAGGCAAAGACTTCCTCGTAAAACTCCCGCGCCCGGCCGGGATCGGCGGCCGGGACGTTGAACCAGACGATTGGCATCGGCATGTGCCCCCGGTGGGGCCCGCCGCGGATAACCCTTTCCCCGTCTGAACCTTTTTATAACCCGGCGCGGATAGGGTGGCCCATGGCGGGACTGGAGATGCGCCGGTTCGGAAAGACCGGACGGGAAGTTACGTGCGTCGGACTCGGCGGCGAGGGGGTCCTCAGGACGTACGGGCGGCACGCGGAGGCGAATGCCGTCATCACCGAGGCTCTCAACCAGGGGATCACCTACTTCGACTCGGCGAAGGCCTACGCCGGGAGCGAGGACTACTACGGCGAGGTCTGGGTGCCCCATCCCGATCTCCGGGCGCCTGTATTCCAGGCCAGCAAGTCGGCGAGCCGGAGCCACGAGGGCGCCGAGACGGATCTCATGGAGACGCTCCGGCGGATGGGGATCGAGACCCTCGACCTCTGGCAGATCCACGACGTCCGGACGTTTGCCGATATCCGGGATATCGAGGGGGAGGGCGGCGCCCTTGCGGCCTTCGTCGAGGCGAAGGAGATGGGCATCGTCCGGAGCATCGGGGTGACCGGGCACCACGACCCCGACGTCCTCTCCCACGCGGTCGAGACCTGGCCGGTCGACGCCGTGATGATGCCCGTAAACCCCGTGGAGGGGGGACCGGGCGGGTTCCTCCATACGACGCTCGACATTGCGAGGGAGCAGGGGATCGCGGTCATCGGGATGAAGGTCCTCGGCGGGTCGAACTACATCACCCCCGATGCCGGCGTGACGCCGGAGACCCTCGTCCGCTACGCCCTCGCTCAGGAGATCTCCGTCGCGATCGTCGGCTGCTCGACGCCCGCCGAGGTGCAAGCGCTCGCCGCCGCCGGGCGGAGCGGGCCGCTCTCCGACGACGAAGCGGCGGCGCTCGTCGAGGCCTTCCGCCCCTACGTCCGCGAGCTCGCCTACTACCGGGGCCCCCGGTAACCCATATATCCTGACGGGGCCAACCTGCGGAGGAAAGGCGCGTGCCGCAGGAACCCGTCATGACACTCAGACTCCCGGATCGATCCCGTATCGCCGCATCGCCGGACGCAGTCCTCGCCCTGGTCGTGCTCGTCATCTTCATGGATATGATGATCTACGGCCTCCTCATCCCGGTCTTTCCGGAGTACGCCCCCCGGCTCGGGGTGGACGAATCGGTCATCGGAGTGATATTCGGGGTCTACGCTGCGATGCTTCTTCTCTTCTCCATCCCGATGGGCCTCCTCTCCGACCGGGTGGGGCGCCGGCCGCTCATCGCCGCCGGGATGCTCCTCCTCGCTCTCGCGACGGCGCTCTTCGGGTTCTCGACCACGGTCGAGCACCTGATCGCCGCCCGGATGGTCCAGGGGATATCGGCCGCGGCCACCTGGTCCGTGGGGCTCGCCCTCCTCGCCGAGACATGCGAGCCTGAGAGGCTCGGGGAGAGGATGGGGATCGCCCTCTCGGCGGTCGGGCTCGGGACCGTCGTCGGGCCGGTCATCGGCGGCCTCCTCTTTGAATACCTCGGCTACACCGCGACCTTCGTCCTCCCGGCGGTGCTGGTGGCCGCGGTCGGCCTTGCGGTCCTCGCCGTCCCCGTGCGCATCTGCAGGCAGGAGCGAGCGAAGATGCTGCCGGGGGGAAGCCTCCTCCCCCTCGCCGCCTGCGCCGTCGCGGTCGTCGCGGTCGCCGGGACTTACGGCGTCGTGGATCCCTACCTGCCGGTCCACCTCCACGCCGCCTTCTCGGCATCCCCGGCGACGATCGGGCTCGTCTTCGCGGTGCTCGCCCTCGCCGCCATCATCGCCCACCCCGCTGCAGGGCGGATCTACGACCGGCGCGGGGGGAGCCGCTACCTCATCGGCGGCGGGCTCCTCCTCTCGGCTCTCGCGATCGCCGCCGCCATGCAGGCCCCCACCCTCGCCCTCGCTACCGCTGCTGTCTTCGTGCTGGGGGTCGCGCTCTCCTGCGCCCTGATCCCGGTGATGCCGATCCTCGCCGGGCTCTACCGGGGCCGGGGCTCGCAGGGGGCAGCATACGGTCTCTACAACACCTTCTACTCCCTGGGCCTTGCGGCCGGGCCGTTCGCGGTCGCCGCTCTCTCCGGCCGGTGGCCGCTGTCGGCAATATTCCTGTTGCAGGCCGGAGCCCTCGCGGTCGTGGGGCTTCTCGGCTGGCTTGCCGTCGGGAGGCTTGGCTGGCGGTGAGCCTGCGCTACCTTCTTCGTCCCCGCATGCGAATGGGTATTCCGTCTCCAAAAGTCACACCAGGGATACCATGTCAGACGAGTTCCTCCATCACCGCGCCCCCGAACTGCTGATCGCTCTCTTTGGCCTCATATTCATCGTTGCGGCCTCGGGGCTCGTCGGCGGTGAAGCGGGATCGTTCCTTGTCGCCGCACTGGACGTAGCGCTCTTTGTCATCCTTGCGATGCTCATCTACCTTGCCGCGAACCGGCATCCCGCGTTCCGGTGGGCCGCCATCCTCTGGCTCTTCGTCCTCGTCGGGGGGCTTGCCGCCGCCACGGCGGGCTTCGGGTTCATAGCGATCCTGCCCGCGGAGGTGTTCGAGGCCGGTGATCTCGACCCTGAGACGGTCGACCTTGGCCTGGTTGCCGAGACGGCTCTCCTCCTCCTCGGCGTCTTCATCGCGGGGGTGGCGAGCCTCATCGGGCTCTCCCGCCGGTTCAGGGTCTGGCTCTCAGGCTACCTCCCGTTCGACCCCGACTCGCTCCTCCATACGGCGGCGCTCGTGGTCATCCTGGCGATGATCCTCATCCCCCCCGTGCCGCTCCTGGTATCGGGGGGTCCGCCTTACCTCTCGCCGCAGTTCCTCGACCTCCTGACCGAGTCCGGCGACCTCCTCGCGGAGACGGTCACGCTGAACGCCTACACGCTCTTCTGGACCCTCGTCGGCTCGTTCCTCATCGCCGGGGCCTTCGTCCGGCGCACCCCCCGCGAGGCCCTGGAGCGTCTCGGCCTCGTCCGGCCGACGGTCAGGCAGGTCGTTCTTGCCGTTGCCGCGGCATTTGCGCTCGTCCTCGCCTTCCACTTCATCGACCAGTGGCTCGCGGCGCTCGTGGGGTTCCTTGGCCTGCCCGTCACCGATATGGAGGCCGTCAATCGGCTCTTTGCCGGAACGCTCACCCTGCCGGGGATCATCGTGGCCTCGATCGCGGCGGGTTTCGGCGAGGAGGTGAGCATCCGCGGCCTGCTCCAGCCCCGGTTCGGCATCCTCCTCCCGGCGCTCCTCTTCGCGTCGCTCCACGCGTTCCAATACAGCTGGGACGGCCTCATATCGGTCTTCCTTGCGGGGCTCGTCTTCGCCTACATCCGGCGGTACTCGAACACCACGACGTCTGCGATCACGCACACGGTCTACGACCTGGTCCTCTTCTCGATGCTGATGGTCGGGATGCAGTGGTGAGTTCTCCGTGAACGGGTCGGTATTTCCGGTATACTTCCTGCCGGTGACCGACCTCTACACCGATCTGCTGCTCAATCTCCGATATGGCTCCCGTCGCAGAACGGCTTATTCGAGGATCTCCCGCACCGGCAGAGCGTAACCCGGTTCCTGGCAGTGTAGGGTCTTCCGTCAGCGGACAGGACGGGGATCCCGCCGCGGACCCAGAGCGGCCCGTGTTCGCCCCTGGCCGGGTTCTCGATCACGACGATGGATCTCTCAAGGACGGGCTCGATCGTCTCGCCGGTCCTGTGGTCGCGGAGGACGAGCCGGCCGGAAGGACAGTTGCACGCTTCATCGATCGCCGTCTTCCGGGCGTCCGGGATATCGGACCGTTGTGTGAGGTTCCAGATCCCACCGGCCCGCAGGCAGAACCGTGCGTGCACGCAGAGTTCTTTGTAATCGGTCAGTTCCAGCTCCGGTCCTCTGATGACGGCCGGGTCGAGGAGGTACGGCTCGTCCCCGGCTGTCTCGGTGCCGTCGAAGCGGATCGCCGCATGCGTCCCGTCACAGAAGGGCCTGTCCTTTGACCGCCCACAGCGGCATAAGGCATACCGCTCCTGCAGAGGATACTCCCGCACCTTCTGCCATCCGTGGCAGTTGCCCTCGTCGTCGTGGGAGATCTCCATCACCATGAGCGGGACGCCCCCGGTCACGATGTATGGGCCGTTTTTGCTCACCTGGATCTTCATGGCATCTTCTCCTGCGCTTTTTGCGGTGGATCACTCTTCTTCTCTGTATGAAAGAGATGGTGGCTGTTTTCGGTACTCATGGACACGGGATGGTAGCGTCATGCCTCACGTCGCTCACCAGATAAAATAGCATGGGTCCGGGGTTGCAACTCTATCTGCTGCGGGGTCCCGGCAGGCCCGTCCACCATCCGGAGTCTGTCTGCATGGCGGATGGTGCACGGAGCGGTCGCACCGCTCGTTTGAGAGATGAAGCAACGATCTTTCAGTCCGACGATCGGACGCGCGATAAAACACCGGAGCGACGGGACGTAACCGATAAAAGGACCGGAACTTGTTTTCAAAAACGCTGAGGGGGAGATTTGAACTCCCGAGGGGCTCAACGCCCCACGGGCTTTCCAGGCCCGCGCCCTACCGGTCTAGACTACCTCAGCACAGAATGTGCATCATTAGTTGGCGGCATATTCTATTAATAATATCCCCCGGCATGGGGCCGGGGCACACGCATTTACGTCCCTGCGTGCGTCTTCCAGCCCCGGGGGTAGGTGCCGGGGCGCATCAGGACGGTGGTGGGGGCGACGACGAATCCGGGCTCCCCGGGCTTCAAGGCCGACGAACTGACGAGCGCCTGGCCGAGACCCACGAGTTCGCCGCGCTGCGTCGTGATCGCGACTGTCTCGCCCTTCGCAAACCCGCCAACCTTCTCCGTGACTCCCACCCCGGCCAGCACCGCGCCGTGGCAGACGGCGTCGACGGCGGTGTCGCGGATGACGACCTTCGGGAGATCGCCGACCGCGGTCTCCGGGGGGAGGATCATCTGCCGGAGCGGGGCGGGATCGCCCTCTTCTGCCGCGGCAACGGCGTCGGCGAGTTCGTGGAGCGAGACCACGGTGCTCTCGTCGAACGCGCCCGACCGTATCCGCCGGAGCTCCTGCATGTGGCCGCAGACGCCGAGGGCGTAACCCATGTGGACGCAGAGCGTCCGGATGTAGGTTCCGGCGTCGCATCTGACCCGGAAGAGGACGAGTCTCTCCTGTAGATCCAGGATCTCGATCTCCTGGATCTTCCGGATGCGGAGGTTCCGCTTCACGGCGCTCTTCTTCGGCGGCCGCTGGTAGATCCGGCCGGTGAACTCCGCCGCCACCCGGTCCACGTCCTCGCGGGATACGTCGCCGTGGAGCCTCATCAGGCAGACGTACTCCTTGTTGTGCGAGAGGAGGACCGGGGCGAGCCTGACGGCTCCGCCGAACATGACGATGAGCACTCCTGATACCTGCGGGTCGAGTGTCCCGGCATGGCCCACCCGCCGGCCGAGGAGATCCCCGGCCCACGCGGTCACCTGGTGGCTGCTCGGCCCCCGGGGCTTGTCGATGACGACGATCCCCGAATCGGGGATGGAGAAGTCTTCGGTCATGGTCTCACCTGCCCGTGGCGCTTCAAGGCCTCAAGCGTTCCTGCGAGCGACCCGTCTCCGACGACCGCCGGGGGGTGTCCCCCGGCCCGCATGGCATCCGCGGTGATCTCCCCGATGGCGACGAGGAGGAGACCGTCGCGGGGCCGCCACCGGGCCTCCCGGTAGGACATGGCGCTCGTGAAGAGGACGGCGTCGGCGTCGTCGAGGGCGAGTTCGGTCCCCGTGGGAGTGAGGGCGTAGATCCGCTCCTCCCGGACCACGCCCCCCGCTCCGGCGATGGCGTCGAGGAGAGCCGGGTTCGGGACGTCCGCCCGCGGGATCCCGATAGTCCTCCCTCTGAGCCAGTCGCCGAGGTAGGGGACGAAGTCGCGGGAGTAGAACGAGGGGAGGACCTCCGCCTCGATCCCCGCCTCCCCGAGAACCTCGGCGGTCTTCGGACCGATCGCGACAACCCGGGGCCACCGCTCAAGCCTCGGCCCGACGATCGCCGCCGGGAGGGCGCTTGAGAAGAAGAGGCAGTCGAACTCGCCGCGGTGGACGGCCTCGACGAACGCGGCGACCTTCTCCATCCGCACCTCCGACCTGAGCGGCGATACCGTGTAGCAGTCGTGGCCGTAAGAGGCGCAGAGGCTACGGTCTCCCGCCGCCTTGTCTTCGAGCCGGGTGATGGCGATCTTCATTCCAAGAACCTTCGCCCCGGTGGAATATGACTGTATCGGCGGCACGATTCGGTTGGTTTATCCCCGGCGGCTCCCACCGCTAACTGACGTGCTCGCGAGTATCGTGCTCGGCGCCGCTGTCGGTATCGGCTGCGGCGTCGTGAGCGGCCTCATCCCCGGCATCCACGCAAACACCGTGGCAGGCCTCCTCCTCTCGCTCCAGGCTATCCTGCTCGCCTGGTTCGACCCGGTGGTCATCGCCTCGGCCATGTTTGCCACCCTCGTTACGCACACGTTCCTCGACTGCGTCCCGAGCACGTTCCTCGGCATCCCCGACGCCGACACCTCGCTTGCGGTCCTCCCCGCGCACACTCTCTGCCTCGAAGGCCGGGGGGAGGAGGCCGTCAGGATATCGGCGCTCGGGAGCGCCGCCGGGGTCGCCCTCTCCCTCCCGCTCGCGGCGGCGTTCATCCTGGCCCTCCCGGCTCTCCAGTCGGCTATCGACTGGGGGATCGGCCTCGTCATCCTCGCGGTGGCCGGCTACCTCATCGTCGTCTCCGAGTCGCCGGGGTGGGCGCTCGCGGTCTTTGCGGTATCCGGGATCCTCGGCCTCTTCTCTCTCGGCTACGCCTTCCTCGCCTGGCCGGCGGCCGGTGAGTCGGGGGTGCTGATGCCCCTCCTCTCCGGGCTCTTCGGGATCGCGGTCCTCCTCAAAGCGTCGCACGGGGCCATGCCCGCACAGGACTTCGCGGGGCTCGACCTCCCCCGGAGCGCTCTCCGGCGCGGCTCCCTCCTCGGCTCGGCCGCCGGCGCCCTGGTCGGCTGGCTCCCCGGCCTCTCGAACGCCACGGCAAACGCCCTCCTAACCTCGGTCGTCGGCTACGACTCGAACCCCCGGGAATACATCCTCGCGACCAGCGCCGCGAACACCGTCAATGCCTTTCTCGGGCTTGCGGCATTCTATGCCATAGCACGGACGCGGAACGGGGTGATGGCGGCGATCGCCGCGTTCGAGGAGATGCCGCCGGCCACCGCCGTCCTCCTTGCCGGTGCGATAGCCGCGGTC encodes:
- the pyk gene encoding pyruvate kinase → MMLEEVLQQISEQARRKRMTLPGQKTKIVCTIGPASRSREVLARMILAGMNVARLNLSHGTFDEHRENIRSIRTAAEDAGLPVTILLDLPGPKIRIGTLAQEPMMLQKDETVTLVSAPATDDPALIPVDFEQLPQLVSPGSIIFLSDGFIQLRVDEVAEHEVRAQVVVGGPLLSRKGLSLVGGGGILAVSALTDRDLECIEFGLAEGLDTFSISFIERAEDIRKAREYAARSGKSIRVIAKIERQEALLHLDEILRETDGVMIARGDLGVQIPIEEVPSAQKQIIQKANILGRPVITATQMLMSMTDNIRPTRAEVTDVANAILDGTDAVMLSEETSIGKYPVETVAMMAKIARSTEMKRTSVGTGCNLLDYFRVGRGREKITINDVVSLNVIEALDALGIRFVLTPTRSGNTPRNISRFKPEAWILAFTRNPGTLKFLAFSYGVCPFLIRSEKEYWHGAILDSIRDSELIRPGERVVLTEGVSPGREGTDSLIILTVD
- a CDS encoding cation diffusion facilitator family transporter, producing the protein MGSVVPGERDAPDRDGALKQKTARLSVVSNTFLVAAKLAVGISIGSVAIISEAIHSAIDLVAAVVAYFSVRQSARPPDECHAFGHGKYESISGLLEAVLILVAAVLIINEAAGTLLGGGEGGLNVEALGLGIAVMLLSAVVNFYVSSRLMTVAKATESIALESDAWHLRTDVYTSAGVVVGLVLIRLTGLVILDALIALVVAVIILRAAFDLIRRSLEDLVDRSLPPEEEARIREVITAHCTAAISFHRLRTRRSGPNRFVDFHLVVPRTATIEEAYGIAREVEADLRRELPRMSVTVRVQPCTGEDCPACGIFTTCPECDRLTFCDKGSEKK
- a CDS encoding diacylglycerol/polyprenol kinase family protein; this encodes MHESLRQLVHLVFGLGIAGFVFLADRDLVFAALALALFAGFILSDAVSRGYTIPVVSPVIANLERRDAAPGKGALFFTLGALFSLVFFDKEIVFLSLVVLSLLDSVTTLVGIRFGRTRIYNHKSLEGTVAGIAVTAAALALFVPPAPALVTAAAAGLTELVSPVDDNLVIPVVACLVLTVLL
- a CDS encoding small multi-drug export protein, giving the protein MTVDPTAGTSEPDRWKTLLANPYLAGPIKFVLPFAVVTGVFAGLYLIEPYQQFLVISGLLAAYFVPPAGKESIIPIAVMMGYPWWLVTLVIFLLDVAVSLFVVWNFDLALRIPLVGRLLEAGMTAGRNYTDSQPWLRRFSTVGLALFVFFPLQGTGAMNGAILGRLLGLSNGRVVGCICAGSLASSLIIALGADVLLDVYRHDSTLGIGLLVAVVAVILAGVVGWRMHEKRLRERTPR
- a CDS encoding cache domain-containing protein produces the protein MKSLPYPWIIAAVAVLVAAVAGFAALNPPAAAAPPDGSGADASAALIRLQSDITVALETLDGSLAYAASDLGKTGLTDDAARAILLNLSETDPAIVDCVVADADGRIVAAEPAAYHEAEGADIRGQAHVRHILASKRPIMSEMITVAEGFPAVVIAAPIFTNESRFAGFAAAVVRPEVLIGSVAGPLTNGTSLQVMVIQTDGRLLYDTDQTQVGRMTLEDPLYADYPDLLATARRTAVERYGTAAYEFLAGGERVQKEIVWTTAGLHGTEWRVAVIRAVE
- a CDS encoding VOC family protein; translated protein: MPMPIVWFNVPAADPGRAREFYEEVFAWTVEPFQGMDGAFELTTGGIGGEIFPQAYPGEPITVFVGVPSIEEHVGRVERAGGTVVVPKTAVAGRGYFAVFEDTEGNRLGLWEEGTG